In Syngnathus acus chromosome 21, fSynAcu1.2, whole genome shotgun sequence, one genomic interval encodes:
- the kctd12.1 gene encoding BTB/POZ domain-containing protein KCTD12.1, with protein sequence MALAEASKQRDDSHFPEIVELNVGGQVYVTRLQTLVAVPDSLLWHMFSRRTPKELARDTKGRFFLDRDGFLFRYVLDYLRDLTLVLPDYFPERSRLRREADFFQLRELAKRLCPQVSKDNSISEEICQSDTEDAPLHGSQPLCASAGGAEAALRTSTAVRSPSMDSRKSGYITVGYRGSYTIGRDIQTDAKFRRVARITVCGKTSLAKEVFGDTLNESRDPDRPPERYTSRYYLKYNFLEQAFDKLNEVGFHMVACSSTGTCAYTSNDPGEDKIWTSYTEYVFCREQ encoded by the coding sequence ATGGCTCTGGCCGAGGCGTCCAAACAACGCGACGACTCCCACTTTCCGGAAATCGTCGAGCTGAACGTCGGGGGACAAGTGTACGTCACCCGGCTCCAAACTCTGGTCGCGGTGCCGGACTCGCTCCTGTGGCACATGTTCAGCCGCCGGACCCCGAAGGAGCTGGCCAGGGACACCAAAGGCCGCTTCTTCCTGGACCGAGACGGCTTCTTGTTCCGTTACGTCCTCGACTACCTCCGCGACCTGACCTTGGTGCTGCCGGACTACTTCCCAGAGAGAAGCCGACTGCGGAGGGAAGCGGACTTCTTCCAGCTTCGGGAGCTGGCCAAGAGGCTCTGTCCGCAGGTGAGCAAGGACAACTCCATCAGCGAGGAAATCTGCCAGAGCGATACCGAGGACGCACCGCTCCATGGCAGCCAGCCACTGTGCGCATCAGCCGGGGGCGCGGAGGCTGCGTTACGCACCAGCACGGCCGTGCGCTCTCCGTCCATGGACTCCAGGAAGTCAGGCTATATCACCGTAGGCTACCGAGGCTCGTACACCATCGGCCGGGACATCCAAACCGACGCCAAATTCCGCAGGGTGGCACGCATCACGGTATGTGGCAAGACGTCCCTGGCCAAAGAGGTTTTTGGAGACACGCTGAACGAGAGCCGAGACCCGGACCGTCCGCCGGAGAGGTACACGTCGCGCTACTACCTCAAGTATAATTTCCTGGAGCAGGCCTTTGACAAGCTCAACGAGGTGGGCTTCCACATGGTGGCATGCAGCTCCACGGGCACCTGCGCCTACACCAGCAATGATCCTGGCGAGGACAAAATCTGGACAAGTTACACCGAATATGTCTTTTGTCGAGAACAGTAG